The Polynucleobacter sp. TSB-Sco08W16 genome includes a region encoding these proteins:
- a CDS encoding carbon-nitrogen hydrolase family protein gives MSKPMNSAELKIASIQMVSSPDIQENLNTARRLIDASAKDGAQLVVLPEYFCLMGLKDTDKVAAREALGSGPIQEQLASFAEDNQIYLVAGTIPLETKDPGKVLNTMLSYDPSGKQIGRYDKIHLFGFQTKAERYQESETIEAGNAPQLLKIHHNNEDWTFGLSICYDLRFPELYRAMGPVDCHIIPAAFTYTTGKAHWEILLRARAIENQCYVLSSAQGGIHPNQRRTWGHSMLIDPWGAILADLPEGEGFISGTLSKDKLNEVRSQLPALAHRKL, from the coding sequence ATGAGTAAACCTATGAACTCGGCAGAACTGAAAATAGCCTCTATTCAGATGGTTTCCAGTCCAGACATTCAGGAAAATCTCAATACGGCTAGGAGACTCATTGACGCTTCGGCCAAAGATGGGGCTCAATTGGTAGTGCTTCCGGAATATTTTTGCTTAATGGGGCTAAAGGATACTGACAAAGTTGCTGCTCGCGAAGCACTTGGTAGCGGTCCAATTCAAGAACAGCTAGCAAGTTTTGCTGAAGATAATCAGATTTATTTGGTGGCTGGCACTATTCCACTAGAAACAAAAGATCCAGGCAAGGTGCTAAATACCATGCTGAGCTACGATCCCAGCGGCAAACAAATTGGGCGTTACGACAAGATTCATCTTTTTGGCTTTCAAACCAAAGCAGAGCGCTATCAAGAGTCTGAGACCATTGAAGCGGGCAATGCTCCCCAACTTCTCAAAATCCATCACAACAATGAAGACTGGACTTTTGGTCTGAGCATTTGTTATGACCTCCGTTTTCCAGAACTGTATCGTGCGATGGGTCCAGTGGATTGCCATATTATTCCAGCGGCGTTTACTTACACAACAGGCAAAGCCCACTGGGAAATTTTGCTACGTGCTCGTGCCATTGAAAATCAATGCTACGTCTTATCCTCGGCACAAGGGGGCATACATCCCAATCAACGCCGCACTTGGGGCCACAGCATGCTGATTGACCCTTGGGGGGCGATATTGGCAGACCTCCCTGAGGGGGAAGGCTTTATCTCAGGGACTTTAAGCAAAGATAAATTAAACGAGGTACGCTCTCAGTTACCTGCACTTGCACACCGCAAGCTTTAA
- the tldD gene encoding metalloprotease TldD gives MNAPEALFPANLTKAKKQADLIKLAKSILLEPTGLSEQDLHRTFGNMFTHRLDDADLYFQHTRSESWSLEEGIVKSGSFNIDQGVGVRAIYGDKTAFAYSDEINLEALNKAAKATRVIGPEGGKRAVASKLFNPLSNKLYSDLNPLDSLQPNEKIALLESIERRAKARDPRIIQVMASLAGEFDVVLVARADGLLAADIRPLVRVSVHVIAEQNGRRESGSSGGGARHDYLYFDTELINRYVDEAVDGALVNLGSRPAPAGPMTVVMGPGWPGVLLHEAVGHGLEGDFNRKGSSAFAGCIGQRVAAKGVTVVDDGTLSGRRGSLNIDDEGTPTQCTTLIEDGILKGYIQDSLNARLMKMPLTGNGRRESFASLPMPRMTNTYMLAGKDNPQEIVASIKRGLYAVNFGGGQVDITSGKFVFSASEAYWVENGKIQYPVKGATIIGSGPESLKQVSMIGNDLKLDGGIGVCGKEGQSVPVGVGQPTLRIDSLTVGGTA, from the coding sequence ATGAATGCACCAGAAGCACTATTTCCTGCCAATTTGACAAAAGCCAAAAAGCAAGCAGACCTCATTAAATTAGCCAAGTCCATCTTGCTTGAACCAACCGGACTATCCGAGCAAGATTTACACCGCACTTTTGGCAATATGTTTACGCATCGCTTGGATGATGCTGATTTATATTTTCAACATACTCGCAGCGAAAGCTGGAGCCTTGAAGAAGGTATTGTGAAATCTGGCAGCTTCAATATTGACCAAGGCGTTGGGGTGCGGGCCATTTATGGTGATAAAACGGCATTTGCTTACTCAGATGAAATTAATCTAGAGGCTTTAAATAAAGCAGCAAAAGCAACTCGTGTGATCGGCCCCGAAGGTGGCAAGAGAGCAGTAGCCAGCAAGCTATTTAACCCGCTATCTAACAAGCTGTACTCTGATCTCAATCCTCTAGACTCATTACAGCCAAATGAAAAAATTGCTCTACTAGAAAGCATTGAGCGTCGCGCAAAAGCACGAGACCCTCGCATCATTCAAGTCATGGCTAGTCTTGCTGGTGAGTTTGATGTTGTTTTAGTAGCAAGAGCAGATGGTCTTCTTGCGGCAGATATTCGCCCCCTCGTTCGCGTCTCAGTTCACGTGATTGCCGAACAAAATGGTCGCCGTGAATCTGGCTCCTCTGGTGGTGGCGCACGTCACGACTACCTTTACTTTGATACTGAGTTAATTAATCGCTATGTTGATGAAGCTGTAGATGGAGCTTTAGTTAATCTTGGATCACGACCAGCACCCGCAGGCCCAATGACCGTAGTCATGGGTCCAGGTTGGCCAGGCGTGCTTTTACATGAAGCAGTAGGACATGGTCTTGAGGGTGACTTCAATCGAAAGGGATCTTCTGCTTTTGCTGGTTGCATCGGCCAACGTGTTGCCGCTAAAGGTGTCACTGTAGTTGATGATGGCACATTGTCTGGACGTAGAGGCTCGCTCAATATTGATGACGAAGGCACGCCTACACAGTGCACTACCTTGATTGAAGATGGAATCTTGAAGGGCTATATTCAAGATAGCCTGAATGCACGTCTGATGAAGATGCCACTCACAGGCAATGGACGCCGTGAGAGTTTTGCTTCCTTACCAATGCCCCGCATGACAAATACTTATATGCTGGCCGGCAAAGACAATCCCCAAGAAATTGTGGCAAGCATTAAACGAGGTCTATATGCGGTCAATTTTGGCGGCGGCCAAGTGGATATCACTAGCGGCAAATTTGTCTTTTCTGCCTCCGAAGCCTATTGGGTAGAAAACGGAAAAATTCAATACCCCGTCAAAGGCGCCACGATTATCGGTAGCGGTCCAGAGTCCTTAAAACAGGTCTCCATGATCGGTAACGACCTTAAATTAGACGGCGGAATTGGGGTTTGCGGCAAAGAAGGCCAAAGTGTACCGGTAGGGGTTGGACAGCCTACTTTAAGGATTGATAGCCTGACTGTTGGCGGAACAGCCTAA
- a CDS encoding cob(I)yrinic acid a,c-diamide adenosyltransferase: MGNRLSKIATRTGDAGMTGLGDGSRVEKDHLRICAMGDVDELNSEIGVLMTEEIPQGIAEELKALFLQIQHDLFDLGGELCIPNYKLLNPDHVSQLDVWLEKYNQQLPPLTEFILPGGTRAAAQAHVCRTVCRRAERSIVRLGWEEPLYDSPRQYVNRLSDLLFVLSRILNRAAGGTDVLWKHEKKETK; the protein is encoded by the coding sequence ATGGGAAATCGACTATCAAAAATCGCTACTAGAACGGGCGATGCTGGCATGACCGGTCTTGGAGACGGAAGTCGCGTTGAAAAGGATCATTTACGCATTTGCGCCATGGGTGACGTTGATGAGCTCAATTCTGAAATCGGCGTTTTGATGACCGAAGAGATCCCTCAAGGCATTGCCGAAGAGTTAAAAGCCCTCTTTTTGCAGATTCAGCATGATTTATTTGATTTGGGTGGCGAGCTTTGCATTCCCAACTACAAGCTGCTCAATCCAGATCACGTCTCTCAATTGGATGTTTGGCTTGAAAAATACAATCAGCAGTTACCGCCTTTGACAGAATTTATTCTTCCCGGTGGTACACGTGCCGCTGCACAAGCACATGTATGCCGCACAGTTTGCAGAAGAGCAGAGCGCTCAATTGTGCGTTTAGGTTGGGAAGAGCCTTTGTATGATTCGCCTCGTCAATACGTCAATCGTTTATCCGATCTACTCTTTGTGTTGTCACGCATTCTGAATCGTGCTGCAGGTGGTACAGACGTATTGTGGAAGCACGAAAAAAAAGAGACTAAATAA
- a CDS encoding 3-deoxy-7-phosphoheptulonate synthase, with the protein MSQQNTNPANWYSAVDKTSDTDDQRIDNITVLPPPEHLIRFFPISGTPTESLISKTRQKIRDIIHGKDDRLLVIIGPCSIHDPKAALEYCQRLLAERTRFAGELEIVMRVYFEKPRTTVGWKGLINDPYLDESYRIEEGLRLARQVLMEINRLGMPAGSEFLDVISPQYIADLISWGAIGARTTESQVHRELASGLSAPIGFKNGTDGNIKIATDAIQAAGRPHHFLSVHKNGQVSVVETKGNKDCHVILRGGKEPNYEAQFVQAACAELEASKLPGSLMVDLSHANSSKKHERQIIVADDVAQQIESGSHQIFGVMVESHLNDGAQKFTPGKDDPSKLEYGKSITDACINWDDSVQVLERLAAAVKKRRSQKK; encoded by the coding sequence ATGAGCCAACAAAATACTAATCCCGCTAATTGGTACTCCGCCGTTGATAAAACGTCTGATACCGACGATCAACGCATTGATAACATTACTGTTCTGCCACCGCCAGAGCATTTGATTCGGTTTTTTCCAATCTCTGGAACACCGACAGAATCGCTCATCAGTAAAACTCGCCAAAAAATTCGCGACATTATTCATGGCAAGGATGACCGCTTACTCGTCATCATTGGACCTTGCTCGATTCATGACCCCAAAGCTGCATTGGAATACTGCCAACGTCTTTTAGCAGAGCGTACCCGCTTTGCAGGTGAACTCGAAATCGTGATGCGTGTCTACTTTGAGAAACCACGCACTACGGTTGGCTGGAAAGGGTTGATTAACGATCCTTACCTCGATGAGTCCTACCGTATTGAAGAAGGCCTGCGTCTGGCTCGTCAAGTCCTCATGGAAATTAATCGCCTTGGTATGCCAGCGGGCAGTGAATTCTTGGACGTCATTTCTCCGCAATACATTGCTGACCTCATTTCTTGGGGTGCTATTGGTGCACGCACAACCGAAAGTCAAGTTCATCGTGAACTCGCTTCTGGTTTATCTGCACCGATTGGATTCAAGAATGGTACCGATGGGAATATCAAAATTGCAACCGATGCTATTCAGGCTGCGGGTCGTCCACACCACTTTTTATCTGTTCATAAAAATGGTCAAGTATCGGTTGTTGAAACTAAGGGCAATAAAGACTGTCACGTTATTTTGCGCGGCGGTAAAGAGCCAAATTACGAGGCTCAGTTTGTTCAAGCAGCCTGCGCTGAGCTAGAAGCCTCCAAGCTTCCAGGCAGTTTGATGGTTGATTTGTCACATGCCAATTCAAGTAAAAAACATGAGCGCCAAATCATTGTGGCTGATGATGTTGCTCAGCAAATTGAGTCCGGTTCACATCAGATTTTCGGTGTCATGGTAGAGAGCCATCTAAATGACGGCGCTCAAAAGTTCACGCCTGGTAAAGATGATCCAAGCAAGCTCGAATACGGCAAGAGCATTACCGATGCCTGTATTAATTGGGATGATTCTGTTCAAGTGCTCGAACGACTTGCGGCTGCAGTCAAGAAACGCAGAAGCCAGAAAAAGTGA
- the glcE gene encoding glycolate oxidase subunit GlcE has protein sequence MTSSNSSNPQINAFREQILNAAKTNTPLSIEGGGTKDWYGNPNQFEKLDTRSYAGILEYQPEELVITACAGTPLKEIEAALKEKNQVLAFEPPHFGEQATFGGAIAAGLAGPGRISVGNFRDFVLGARILDGKGQDLAFGGKVMKNVAGYDVSRLLPGSMGTLSLLLEASVKVLPKPAATVTLRCQISQGAALKVLNEWAGQPLPLSASCWIGNDKDADGELTIRLAGAAAAVKAAIPLMSSLVNAHEISAETAETFWNDLREQRLSSFNNLGADQTLYRLALPAACGPLTIPNSSNDVVLEWHGQQRWIKAAGDETTFTSIKKLANSHGGHATRFRQGANVNPSFERFTLLSEQAHSKALEAVQARLRSAFDPAGVFATKRLP, from the coding sequence ATGACTAGCTCCAATTCAAGCAACCCCCAGATCAACGCATTCCGTGAACAGATCCTAAATGCTGCCAAGACCAATACACCGCTTTCCATTGAAGGTGGTGGCACAAAGGATTGGTATGGCAACCCTAATCAGTTTGAAAAATTAGATACTCGCTCTTATGCAGGCATTTTGGAATACCAACCTGAAGAGCTGGTAATCACTGCTTGTGCAGGCACACCCCTTAAAGAAATTGAAGCCGCGCTTAAAGAAAAGAATCAAGTGCTTGCTTTTGAGCCGCCTCACTTTGGTGAGCAGGCTACTTTTGGTGGCGCAATTGCCGCAGGACTTGCTGGGCCTGGCCGAATCAGCGTTGGCAATTTCCGCGACTTCGTTTTGGGTGCTCGGATCCTTGACGGCAAAGGTCAAGACCTCGCCTTTGGCGGCAAAGTCATGAAGAACGTCGCAGGCTATGATGTTTCTCGTTTGCTGCCAGGATCTATGGGAACGCTTTCTTTATTGCTTGAAGCATCCGTCAAGGTATTGCCAAAGCCAGCAGCAACAGTAACTCTGCGCTGTCAAATCTCACAAGGGGCTGCATTGAAGGTCCTAAATGAATGGGCTGGTCAGCCTCTACCACTCTCAGCTAGCTGTTGGATTGGTAATGACAAAGATGCTGATGGTGAGTTGACGATTCGTTTGGCAGGAGCTGCGGCTGCAGTTAAGGCGGCTATTCCATTGATGAGCTCACTCGTTAACGCTCATGAAATTTCTGCAGAAACTGCAGAAACATTTTGGAATGATTTACGTGAGCAAAGATTATCGTCTTTCAATAACCTGGGCGCTGATCAAACCCTCTATCGTCTGGCGCTACCGGCAGCATGTGGGCCCTTAACCATTCCAAACTCGAGCAATGATGTTGTTCTCGAATGGCATGGTCAGCAACGTTGGATTAAAGCTGCCGGTGATGAAACAACATTTACGTCTATCAAGAAACTAGCCAATAGCCATGGTGGTCATGCGACTCGCTTTAGGCAAGGCGCCAATGTGAATCCCTCTTTTGAGCGCTTTACTTTACTCAGCGAACAAGCCCACTCCAAAGCCCTTGAAGCAGTACAAGCACGCCTGAGATCTGCATTTGATCCAGCCGGTGTATTTGCCACTAAACGTCTTCCATAA
- a CDS encoding YhdP family protein has product MLQNIIPPRLKSVLAKRPPGLGRNWRKRALILGGVVLALFVIGHLGVRYVLWPQIQKSKASVEKLISTRTGIDVTIDDLKVSWTGIRPAFEMNGLRFNSPNKTKALLSIEKIYGELSWNSFYHLAPYFHEIHFEGAEIYAQRNTKGAISVAGIPLDGNSSDYSAENWLFAQDSIEAKKVKLFWNDQQNKKAITSIEVLNLDLTNGIRRHDGSLIAITPWTKGPTEVKVNFVPHLGGQAGNWRDWIGTISWNLADLDLNQVSKEFNLGIHTLEGVLSSNGNLKIDNAQPDGGEFYVAVDNLVVQSAKSEDAIALGRLEANLVQETNDGLIAISTKTFAWRDMDSPKSAPLEKLSPMTFRWRPPAADGEIKEFGFSSPKISIDDATLFALNLPLSKKVHQWIKAAQAEGDLENVDIHWSESKSALSALNIPGGWFKSNKLDFTVSAKLINLSFIGVNKSMPSVSNLSGFISSSQSEGSFSLNSKDLGLEINDFLEDPKIQLDRASGQISWAKKRGRWVVNTNKLSLSNPEINTNLSLNYIIGTPKEADFMALDMQFLHANAKTAYRYLPVGMGKDARVYLSKAFNAGTIQNGTLHIKGDPNQVPFPDKQQGEFSLNLPISSAAFTPVPLLPSNQGTWSTFTNVNGTVAMSNSSFAVDIPTASYKQVALSGFHAEIPNVSANQLTLSVTGKAQGQAPELLEYFYASPSGKKQDKIAQSLRVTGPIDLGIGLKVPLSGSADTNIDLKLTLPGNRAEWGDFPPFENLKGNIRITESNPEFEDVSANFLGGSVKISSNDKNSNKQNFNIAGDIQASFLKAYLANSSRSQPNAMLNAMNGTIKYDGTISFNKLGSDSNLRFDLRDWSINAPAPVKKLAGAAMTGEVNIKTFSSEKNNANRASWSGKIGELYSTQGVLSRDDELRYSLGIGAPPNLPQQGFNLNLVSSELNLDAWRDFLGAKSPSRTQEAESNTGNIQITAQVKKLTLFDRLWQDVNLSANNKKNVWDVMLGSLQASGQFQYQAANKNNASGLISGRLTKLKIPDVIANLPTKPGSSNQATFTPDSIPSLDISIDDLSWSKARLGQIKIKTRTSDNTLKIDSIQTDNPQGSSQINGQWNGGTKNEAEHSTLNIDMDVKDAGQIIAHWTSQKSIEGGHGKVSANVEWDGSPFNPQYETLSGKASLNLEKGRLLEVNTSSAKILDVLSLQSLFRFATLDIQGGLGNIVTKGTPFNSITSNFDISNGVAQAKQFNMNLDQARVAMTGQINLSKQTQDLRITIFPTIDATAGSLAAFAINPIVGLGALVGQYLLTSQINRSFQSDYLVQGSWDNPEVIPLDQKGQPIDTQTFDSIRKKELLMEQSKPSSNSTPNNSGSDAQTTN; this is encoded by the coding sequence ATGCTGCAAAACATCATTCCACCTCGCCTTAAGAGCGTGCTTGCAAAACGTCCTCCAGGTTTGGGTAGGAATTGGCGTAAGCGCGCCCTGATTTTGGGTGGAGTTGTGTTGGCGCTCTTTGTCATTGGGCATCTTGGGGTGCGATATGTGCTTTGGCCCCAAATTCAAAAATCTAAGGCATCCGTTGAAAAACTCATCAGCACCCGCACAGGAATAGATGTCACGATTGATGATCTGAAGGTTTCTTGGACGGGCATTAGGCCAGCATTTGAAATGAATGGTTTGCGTTTTAACAGTCCCAACAAAACGAAAGCCCTGCTCTCCATAGAAAAGATATATGGCGAACTCAGCTGGAACTCTTTCTATCACTTAGCTCCTTATTTCCATGAGATTCATTTCGAAGGCGCAGAAATTTATGCGCAACGCAATACTAAGGGTGCCATCTCAGTAGCAGGCATTCCTCTGGACGGTAACTCAAGCGATTACTCTGCTGAAAATTGGTTGTTTGCACAGGACAGTATTGAGGCAAAAAAGGTTAAACTTTTTTGGAATGATCAGCAGAATAAGAAAGCCATTACATCGATTGAGGTGCTCAATTTAGACCTCACCAATGGCATTCGTAGACATGATGGCTCGCTCATCGCCATTACCCCATGGACAAAAGGACCAACTGAAGTCAAAGTAAACTTTGTCCCACACTTAGGTGGGCAAGCAGGAAACTGGCGTGACTGGATTGGTACGATCTCGTGGAATTTAGCGGACCTAGACCTAAATCAAGTATCCAAAGAGTTCAATCTTGGCATTCATACACTTGAAGGTGTGTTGAGCTCGAATGGCAATCTCAAAATTGATAATGCCCAGCCTGATGGTGGTGAATTTTATGTTGCAGTCGATAACCTGGTTGTTCAATCCGCAAAAAGTGAAGATGCAATTGCACTAGGTAGGCTCGAAGCTAATCTCGTACAAGAAACAAATGATGGCTTGATCGCAATCTCAACGAAAACATTTGCTTGGCGCGATATGGACAGCCCAAAATCTGCGCCACTGGAAAAATTAAGTCCGATGACCTTTCGCTGGCGCCCTCCCGCAGCTGATGGAGAGATTAAAGAATTCGGATTTTCTTCACCCAAGATTTCAATAGATGATGCAACCTTATTTGCACTGAACCTACCGCTCTCTAAAAAAGTGCATCAATGGATCAAGGCTGCTCAAGCTGAGGGCGATTTGGAGAATGTTGATATCCACTGGTCAGAAAGTAAATCCGCTCTTTCAGCCCTGAATATTCCTGGAGGATGGTTCAAGTCCAATAAACTGGATTTCACAGTGAGCGCCAAACTGATTAATTTGAGCTTTATTGGCGTCAATAAGTCGATGCCCTCGGTATCGAATCTGTCCGGCTTTATTTCCAGCAGCCAAAGTGAGGGAAGCTTCTCCCTCAACTCCAAAGACCTTGGATTAGAAATTAATGACTTCCTCGAAGATCCGAAGATTCAACTTGACCGTGCAAGCGGGCAGATTAGCTGGGCCAAAAAAAGAGGGCGCTGGGTCGTTAACACCAACAAACTCTCCCTAAGTAATCCTGAAATCAATACCAATTTGAGTCTTAACTACATTATTGGTACACCGAAAGAGGCTGACTTTATGGCCTTAGATATGCAGTTCCTACATGCCAATGCAAAAACAGCATATCGCTATTTACCTGTTGGTATGGGCAAAGATGCGAGAGTGTATTTAAGCAAGGCGTTTAATGCTGGCACTATTCAAAATGGCACTCTGCATATCAAAGGAGATCCCAATCAAGTACCGTTCCCTGATAAACAACAAGGTGAGTTCAGCTTAAATCTTCCAATCTCTAGCGCAGCGTTTACTCCAGTACCGCTCTTACCAAGCAATCAAGGAACCTGGTCCACCTTTACCAATGTAAATGGCACTGTCGCCATGAGCAATTCTAGTTTTGCAGTAGATATTCCGACCGCAAGCTACAAGCAGGTGGCGCTGAGCGGCTTTCATGCAGAAATTCCCAATGTCAGCGCTAATCAATTAACGCTATCCGTAACTGGCAAGGCCCAAGGCCAGGCACCAGAACTACTGGAGTATTTTTATGCTTCACCAAGCGGAAAAAAACAAGACAAGATTGCGCAAAGCCTACGTGTTACTGGGCCCATTGATCTGGGCATTGGTTTAAAAGTTCCCCTATCTGGATCCGCCGATACCAATATTGATCTGAAATTAACGCTCCCGGGTAACCGTGCTGAATGGGGTGACTTCCCTCCATTTGAAAATCTCAAAGGAAACATCCGCATTACCGAAAGTAACCCAGAGTTCGAAGATGTTTCTGCAAATTTCCTGGGTGGTTCGGTCAAAATTTCTAGCAATGACAAAAATAGCAATAAACAAAATTTCAATATCGCCGGGGACATCCAGGCTAGCTTTCTAAAGGCCTATCTTGCCAACTCCTCACGTTCACAGCCAAATGCCATGCTCAATGCTATGAATGGCACCATCAAATACGATGGCACCATTAGCTTTAATAAGCTTGGCAGCGATTCAAACCTTCGCTTTGATCTTCGGGATTGGTCTATCAACGCCCCAGCACCAGTTAAGAAATTAGCAGGCGCCGCAATGACAGGCGAAGTAAATATAAAAACATTTTCTAGCGAAAAAAATAATGCTAATCGCGCAAGTTGGTCTGGCAAGATTGGTGAACTTTATTCCACACAAGGAGTCCTGAGCCGCGATGATGAATTGCGCTATAGCCTTGGAATCGGCGCCCCACCTAATTTGCCACAGCAAGGCTTCAACCTCAATTTAGTAAGCAGTGAACTCAACCTAGATGCTTGGCGAGATTTTTTGGGAGCTAAATCACCTTCACGCACACAAGAAGCTGAATCCAATACTGGAAACATTCAAATCACAGCGCAGGTTAAGAAGCTCACTTTATTTGATCGACTGTGGCAGGACGTGAACCTATCAGCAAATAACAAAAAAAATGTTTGGGATGTAATGCTTGGATCTCTCCAGGCATCCGGCCAATTTCAATACCAAGCGGCTAATAAAAACAACGCAAGTGGCCTGATCAGTGGACGCCTTACTAAACTCAAAATTCCGGATGTTATTGCAAACCTACCCACAAAACCAGGCTCATCAAACCAAGCAACATTTACCCCCGACTCTATTCCGAGCTTAGATATCTCCATTGACGATCTGAGCTGGAGTAAGGCGCGACTTGGCCAGATCAAAATTAAAACCAGAACCAGCGATAACACGCTAAAAATTGATTCGATACAGACTGATAATCCTCAAGGTTCCAGCCAAATTAATGGTCAGTGGAATGGGGGCACTAAGAATGAAGCCGAACACAGTACTCTGAACATCGATATGGATGTCAAAGATGCCGGTCAGATCATTGCACATTGGACATCACAAAAATCCATTGAGGGTGGACACGGCAAAGTTAGTGCCAATGTGGAATGGGATGGCTCACCATTTAATCCGCAATATGAAACCCTCTCCGGCAAGGCAAGCCTTAATCTTGAAAAAGGAAGGCTGTTGGAAGTCAATACTAGCAGCGCAAAAATATTAGACGTACTGAGTCTGCAAAGCTTATTTAGATTTGCCACTCTAGATATCCAAGGTGGCCTTGGCAATATCGTTACTAAGGGCACACCTTTTAATTCGATTACAAGCAACTTTGATATTAGTAACGGTGTTGCACAAGCCAAACAATTCAATATGAATTTAGATCAAGCGCGTGTTGCAATGACTGGGCAAATCAATCTTTCAAAGCAAACACAGGATTTGCGCATCACTATTTTTCCGACAATTGATGCGACTGCAGGATCGCTTGCTGCATTTGCAATCAACCCCATCGTGGGTCTGGGTGCCCTAGTTGGTCAGTACCTCCTTACGAGTCAGATTAACCGTAGCTTTCAATCCGATTATTTAGTGCAGGGCTCATGGGATAACCCAGAGGTCATTCCATTGGATCAAAAAGGTCAACCGATTGATACTCAAACTTTTGACTCCATTCGAAAAAAAGAGCTGCTCATGGAGCAAAGTAAGCCCAGCTCTAATAGCACCCCAAACAATTCGGGTAGCGACGCACAAACCACCAACTAG
- a CDS encoding FAD-linked oxidase C-terminal domain-containing protein → MIVMNMVTPPPDLAAISALQTKLVSALRPILPEHALLWEPEDTIPYECDGLAAYRRMPLAVALPETEEQVAQILKVCFEMAIPVVPRGSGTGLSGGAMPLSQGLVLSLAKLKKILSIDPFTRTAVVQPGVRNLAISEAVGHLGLYYAPDPSSQIACSIGGNVNENSGGVHCLKYGLTLHNVLRVRGVLMNGEIIEFGSLAPDSPGLDLLAIMMGSEGMLAVVTEVTVKLVAKPKLARVIMASFDDIEKGGNAVAAIIAAGIIPAGLEMMDKATTRAVEEFVHAGYDLDAAAILLCESDGTPEEVAEEIERMTKVLEQAGASGIQISKDEVERLKFWSGRKNAFPAAGRLAPDYYCMDGTIPRRHIATLLKRIQDMEEKYGLGCLNVFHAGDGNMHPLILFNGADQEEWHRAEEFGTEILEACVELGGTITGEHGVGIEKINSMCVQFGEGERESFWGVKAAFDPEKLLNPDKAIPTLSRCAEYGRMRISGGKLPHPELERF, encoded by the coding sequence ATGATTGTTATGAATATGGTGACCCCGCCCCCCGATTTGGCCGCTATTAGCGCCCTTCAGACCAAACTTGTTTCGGCTCTACGACCGATACTCCCTGAGCATGCCTTGCTTTGGGAGCCTGAAGACACGATTCCCTATGAATGCGATGGTTTGGCAGCATATCGGCGCATGCCATTAGCAGTAGCTCTGCCAGAAACTGAAGAGCAAGTTGCCCAGATTCTGAAGGTTTGCTTTGAGATGGCAATTCCAGTAGTACCTCGTGGATCCGGAACGGGCCTCTCCGGTGGTGCCATGCCCTTGTCACAGGGTTTGGTGCTGTCACTTGCCAAACTCAAAAAGATTTTGAGTATTGATCCATTTACCCGTACCGCGGTAGTACAGCCTGGTGTTCGTAATTTAGCCATCTCTGAAGCAGTAGGTCACTTAGGCTTGTATTACGCACCAGACCCATCGTCACAAATTGCATGTTCGATCGGCGGCAACGTCAACGAGAACTCTGGTGGCGTGCATTGTCTAAAGTATGGATTAACCCTGCATAACGTTTTGCGAGTTCGCGGTGTTCTCATGAATGGCGAGATCATCGAGTTTGGTAGCTTGGCGCCCGACTCTCCAGGATTAGATTTACTTGCCATCATGATGGGTAGCGAAGGCATGCTCGCCGTAGTTACTGAAGTGACTGTCAAATTAGTTGCTAAACCAAAACTGGCGCGCGTCATCATGGCCAGCTTTGATGATATTGAAAAAGGTGGCAATGCCGTTGCCGCCATCATTGCTGCCGGCATTATTCCTGCGGGCTTAGAGATGATGGATAAAGCCACTACTCGCGCAGTAGAAGAATTTGTTCATGCAGGCTATGACCTAGATGCAGCAGCTATTTTGTTGTGTGAATCTGATGGCACCCCAGAAGAAGTTGCTGAAGAAATTGAACGCATGACTAAAGTGCTTGAACAAGCAGGTGCAAGTGGAATTCAGATCTCTAAGGATGAGGTTGAGCGCTTGAAATTTTGGAGTGGTCGTAAGAATGCATTCCCTGCAGCAGGTCGCCTAGCGCCTGACTACTACTGCATGGATGGCACGATTCCACGGCGTCATATTGCCACCTTACTTAAACGCATTCAGGATATGGAAGAAAAGTATGGTCTTGGCTGTCTCAATGTTTTCCATGCAGGCGATGGCAATATGCATCCACTCATTCTGTTTAATGGCGCCGATCAAGAAGAGTGGCATCGCGCTGAAGAATTCGGCACAGAAATTCTAGAAGCCTGTGTGGAGTTAGGCGGCACGATTACTGGCGAACACGGCGTTGGTATTGAGAAAATTAATTCTATGTGTGTGCAGTTTGGTGAAGGTGAGCGTGAATCGTTCTGGGGCGTTAAGGCTGCATTTGATCCAGAGAAACTCCTCAACCCAGATAAAGCCATTCCGACGCTGAGCCGTTGTGCGGAATACGGCCGTATGCGCATTAGTGGCGGCAAGCTGCCCCATCCTGAATTGGAGCGCTTCTAA